A portion of the Sabethes cyaneus chromosome 3, idSabCyanKW18_F2, whole genome shotgun sequence genome contains these proteins:
- the LOC128742289 gene encoding G1/S-specific cyclin-E: MDMYSSEDAKGSSTSDSVKLPRTRKGRKRKHSSDETCTENQPFAKRNATATDRQSPIAGASAPAMSVPSVISTAASSNSVASTIPSIPEYISDTQSSSECFSTAADLDNIPLVSPSSVNSNILSPTCDGSRGSWNIKGETTPNGNRKSSSHSSQHHSHNSSSSSNDNSSSKYSKLHCFVTPSSELRSCPLPEFSWAKNRAVWEIMCRKDEKASLEREPNMFDQHPGLQPRMRTILLDWLIEVCEVYKLHRETYYLAINYIDRYLSRKKGQKKTHLQLLGITALFVAAKVEEIYPPKIGEFAYVTDGACSEEDILREELLLLHELEWSINPITIMGWLGLYMQIHVTNRQSEYIPVYSGTSSNGSARKQSKQSAAKHQTEKSPVDTFIYPQFSGMEFAQTAQLIDLCSLDVGLANFPYSVIAAAAMSHTFDRKVAVSVSGLDWDVIEPCAKWMEPFFLVICDENEVSPLALLESNEQVKGSYGLAHVCPNLVTDSSHIIQTHTISLDMFDRAALRREQLEALACIVQQEASPGTLYMQLLESDGLLTPPASSRKSLESSGNHNPHERENNALSNKT; this comes from the exons TTCCGAGGATGCCAAGGGATCGTCTACGTCAGATAGTGTAAAGCTGCCCAGAACAAGGAAAGGACGAAAGCGAAAACACAGCTCGGATGAAACG TGTACAGAAAATCAACCCTTCGCCAAACGCAATGCCACCGCCACCGACAGACAATCGCCGATCGCCGGTGCGTCCGCCCCGGCCATGTCTGTGCCCAGCGTGATCAGCACGGCTGCTTCCAGCAACAGTGTGGCCAGCACCATTCCCAGCATCCCGGAGTATATTTCGGATACCCAAAGTTCGTCCGAATGCTTCTCGACGGCGGCTGATCTTGATAATATCCCGCTCGTTAGTCCTTCCTCTGTAAATAGTAATATTCTAAGTCCTACTTGTGATGGATCCCGCGGCAGTTGGAACATCAAGGGTGAAACAACGCCAAATGGCAATAGGAAATCCTCGTCACACAGCAGTCAGCATCATAGTCATaatagcagtagtagtagtaatgaCAATAGTTCTAGTAAATATTCCAAATTGCACTGCTTTGTGACTCCGTCGTCAGAGCTGCGGTCCTGTCCTTTGCCGGAGTTCTCCTGGGCCAAAAATCGTGCCGTTTGGGAAATCATGTGTCGAAAGGATGAGAAGGCGTCTCTGGAGCGGGAACCAAATATGTTCGATCAGCATCCAG GGCTGCAACCTAGGATGCGAACCATTCTGCTTGACTGGCTGATCGAAGTATGTGAAGTGTACAAACTACACCGAGAGACGTActatttggctatcaattacaTTGACCGGTATCTTAGCCGGAAAAAAGGACAGAAGAAAACTCACCTGCAACTTCTGGGCATAACCGCACTGTTTGTAGCTGCTAAG GTCGAGGAAATCTACCCTCCGAAAATTGGAGAATTCGCGTACGTCACGGATGGCGCCTGCTCCGAGGAGGACATCCTTCGCGAGGAGTTACTGCTGTTGCATGAACTTGAATGGAGTATTAATCCCATTACCATAATGGGATGGCTGGGGCTGTACATGCAAATTCACGTCACCAATCGGCAGTCGGAATATATACCTGTTTATTCGGGCACTAGCAGCAATGGAAGCGCCCGGAAGCAGTCAAAGCAGTCAGCTGCAAAACATCAAACCGAAAAGAGTCCGGTTGATACTTTTATATATCCGCAATTCTCCGGTATGGAATTTGCACAAACTGCCCAATTGATAGATCTTTGTTCGTTGGATGTGGGTCTAGCGAACTTCCCCTACTCTGTGATTGCTGCGGCTGCAATGAGCCACACATTTGATAG GAAAGTTGCTGTTAGTGTATCTGGCTTAGACTGGGACGTAATAGAGCCTTGTGCCAAGTGGATGGAGCCGTTTTTCCTAGTGATTTGCGACGAGAATGAAGTCTCACCGCTGGCGCTGCTCGAGTCGAACGAACAAGTTAAAGGAAGCTACGGTCTGGCGCACGTCTGTCCTAATCTGGTGACCGATAGTTCGCACATAATTCAAACACACACGATCTCATTGGATATGTTT GACCGTGCCGCACTGCGCCGTGAACAGTTGGAAGCTCTAGCGTGCATTGTACAACAGGAGGCTTCACCCGGTACGCTCTATATGCAACTGCTCGAATCGGACGGTTTACTAACGCCACCAGCTTCAAGCCGCAAATCTCTGGAATCAAGTGGAAATCACAACCCACACGAGAGAGAAAACAATGCATTGTCTAATAAGACTTGA
- the LOC128740233 gene encoding keratin, type I cytoskeletal 9-like has product MICTNCILHHARTTFESKIINDHQQSESERPRDGGSEGPRNGGSEGPRNGGSEGPRNGGSEGPRNGGSEGPRNGGSEGLRNGGSEGPRNCGSEGPCNGGSERPRNGGSEGPRNGGSEGPRNGGSEGPRNGGSGGPCNCGSERPCNCESEVPRNRGSERPHKDG; this is encoded by the coding sequence ATGATTTGTACAAACTGTATTCTGCATCACGCGAGAACTACTTTTGAAAGTAAAATTATTAATGATCACCAACAAAGCGAGTCGGAAAGACCGCGTGATGGCGGGTCGGAAGGACCGCGGAATGGCGGGTCGGAAGGACCGCGCAATGGCGGGTCGGAAGGACCGCGCAATGGCGGGTCGGAAGGACCGCGCAATGGCGGGTCGGAGGGACCGCGCAATGGCGGGTCGGAAGGACTGCGCAATGGCGGGTCGGAAGGACCTCGCAATTGTGGGTCGGAAGGACCGTGCAATGGCGGGTCGGAGAGACCGCGCAATGGCGGGTCGGAAGGACCGCGCAATGGCGGGTCGGAAGGTCCGCGCAATGGCGGGTCGGAAGGTCCGCGCAATGGCGGGTCGGGAGGACCGTGCAATTGTGGGTCGGAACGACCGTGCAACTGCGAGTCGGAAGTACCGCGCAATCGCGGGTCGGAAAGACCGCACAAAGACGGGTAG